atgattttatcgaatttattattttaacacTAAGGGTCCGAGTTGGGAccagaaaattttattattttaacgagaATATTATATTATCGGGTATTCCTTTAAAGAAGTTATGTTGTATATTACATTTGCTTACCATAAATGAAATCTTTAACATTAACTAATTGGCCATTAATGTGAGCCATGTACAGTTCATGTTAAATGAGTACAGGATCCAAGTCATCATATTTGAATAGATTtggcattttttttccttttttccttcacacacATGCATCTGAGATCTCTATAAGGATAGATTTTGAGGTTTAATACGAATGCTATATCATTTCATAAAATATCAACTCAGTTACACAAAGGAAATAAAAGCTTGCACTGAaatttatttgataaattctgtcGACAAGAGCCAACAAGAACAATCCATCCAAACAAATCCTAATTATTAGGGTAAAAACTATTCCGCCCATGGATCAGCTGATCATCCTCGGCATTTCCATGTCTGTGAAAAGTGGATCCCCTTCACGTCCAAGATTGAGCTGACCAAAAGTCAGCGAAAGCTGGTTAACATTCGAAACATATTCCGGAGTTTTACTGACATTGACATTCTTGGTGCCATTTTCTGGAATCCTCCGTTGAAGATTCACTCCTTCCATGGCGACTCCCTGATCACCCACCCAGTAATACGCCCCTCCAGGATTTTGCAAACTGTTCGTTCCCATCTGAGGATGTGCAACTCCTCCCATGTGATTTGGTTGGCTTTGCAAACCATTTGTTCCCATATGAGGCATTAAAGGAGTTGCAGAATGCGTAGCTCCCCTCATGTAATTTGGATGGCTACCATAACTGTGTATTAAAGATGGAGTTAGTTTTTTATATCCTTTCAATCAACACAAGCCATGAGAAAAATTCTACCAAAAATATTTTTACCTCATGCGTTGGAGATCACGAGCATGGCCGATATGCTCAGCAATGGTATCAGCTTCTATCTTGTGACCAGTTTTCTTTATTCGGACTCCCAGCAGAGCATAGATATCTTCCTCGGTGTAGTCTTGTATGAGCATAGACAGAGCTCCGCAACTCACATCCAGTAAACGCTGCATTCCCAAATCGCCTGCTGCAGCTGCAACTTCCCTAAGCATCTGGACAGATTGGGGCTTATCGAGACCGAAGGTTCTTTTGTCAGTCACCCATTTTATGAAATCCAAATCGCGTTCATTCCTAGCCCTTATAAGGGTGACATAGCCACAGCCAATCCTTTTAATCCTATCCTGTAATTGGGCATAGTTTCTGGTATACTGGATGACGATATCGAGAATGAATCTACTCGAATTCAGAGCTACCACCCGTCGACAGTCATAAGTTAATGTGATCTGACCTCCTTGTACTAGCCGCTTTAAAGCGTCAAACTGCATACCAAGGCTCTCCTCAATCTCTATTACATGGCCATCGTTGCTTTGCAAGAAAAATCTCAATGGTACCAAGTTTTGAGAAAACACAGAGAAAGCAGGCTGTTCTCCATTACGACTTGCCATGGTTAAATGGGGGGATCTGCATTTTGATGAATTCGTGTGAGAATAACGAATACTCGAAAAAGTAGAATTTATTCATCAACATAGAAAATATCGGACAAAATTAAATGTTAGTACATATATACTACCCTGCTGGGGTAGGTGTAGGTGAAAGGTCTGTCTGTGTACAATTGAAATTTCCTAAAATAGAACATCGACAATCTGACAATCAAATGCAGGAGAAAAACAAATCACAACATGCAGGGAACGCAATTACCACTTGTAAGTGGGGAGGGACATGTTACAATAACTACCACTTATAATACTAGATGCCCAAAGAACTTTCcccaaataaaaacaaaagaggGGAAAAAATTGTGAACATCATATTTCTGCTATTGGTGTGAGATCTCTAATGAACTCTACTCAATCTATGTCATGTCATTTGGCTAGTAATACCGAAACCATGACTAGAGAGCATCTACAGCTAAAAGTAGAAATGAGTTATGGAATGGCACGGATTAATAAGATAAGTGTAGCTGTCTCAATGTTGCAATACCAAAAGGTTGAGTAATGCtcataaaatcaaattaaaacccgAGTACCTTTCGCGGGGAAAAATCGTGCTCGATGATTTCGAATAAAGGTATACAAATTAAGGATTGAAAGAGCTTATAAATGCAAATTAAAGTATGAGATACTCGAAGACCTTCGGAGAAAAAAGGCGGCGCTCAACGGTATTACCGACTTACCGTTAAATTTCTCTGATCATCCTCCATGGTAAACATCACATAATATAGGTCATGTACCACGGagctagcagaaacataatcagtTCATACATATAGACCATCCAAAATCAAActagaaactgaaatctatcaacaTATAAGGTAAGCCGCTAGAAAACAGATGCTCTACAAATAGCAAATGGAACAGAAGAAAAACAACAGCTAAAACAAAAGAATATATGGATGCTACTATTGAGAGTTCAAACATCATCTCAAGTATGAAAGCACTACTATCAAATAAAACGGAGCTACCGCTATCCTATATGTACCTTAGTTTTGATACTCTAAACTCTCTACTCTTTGTCTCTTCCAGATAAGTGGCAGAGACACAAAGTAGTGTTGAAGTATTTATAGAGAAGTGAAGCACAAATACTGAGA
This is a stretch of genomic DNA from Papaver somniferum cultivar HN1 chromosome 1, ASM357369v1, whole genome shotgun sequence. It encodes these proteins:
- the LOC113347373 gene encoding uncharacterized protein LOC113347373, whose product is MASRNGEQPAFSVFSQNLVPLRFFLQSNDGHVIEIEESLGMQFDALKRLVQGGQITLTYDCRRVVALNSSRFILDIVIQYTRNYAQLQDRIKRIGCGYVTLIRARNERDLDFIKWVTDKRTFGLDKPQSVQMLREVAAAAGDLGMQRLLDVSCGALSMLIQDYTEEDIYALLGVRIKKTGHKIEADTIAEHIGHARDLQRMSYGSHPNYMRGATHSATPLMPHMGTNGLQSQPNHMGGVAHPQMGTNSLQNPGGAYYWVGDQGVAMEGVNLQRRIPENGTKNVNVSKTPEYVSNVNQLSLTFGQLNLGREGDPLFTDMEMPRMIS